The following proteins are encoded in a genomic region of Bosea beijingensis:
- the proB gene encoding glutamate 5-kinase, with amino-acid sequence MLYKRGIFPNRQDDCSNNVVLPVKTPQLSDFRRIVVKVGSSLLVDRGRGRLRHAWLAALAEDLADLHQRGADVLVVSSGAIALGRTVLGLPSGPLRLEESQAAAAVGQIALARNWAEALGAHGLTAGQVLLTLADTEQRRRYLNARATLGRLLDLRAIPVINENDTVATTEIRYGDNDRLAARVATMAGADLLVLFSDIDGLYTAPPAKDPSARHIPVVERITPEIDAMAGGAASELSRGGMRTKIEAGKIAAAGGTHMLIADGRAKNPLASVAEGGRCTWFLTASTPATARKTWIAGSLEPRGTLHLDAGAARALRGGASLLPVGVTRIEGEFARGDAVLIRDPEGQLLGRGLVAYDASEAALVLGKASRDIETVLGYPGRAEMIHRDDMALGLG; translated from the coding sequence ATGCTTTACAAGCGCGGCATTTTCCCCAACAGGCAGGACGACTGCAGCAACAACGTCGTGCTCCCCGTGAAGACGCCCCAGCTCTCCGATTTCCGCCGCATCGTTGTCAAGGTCGGCTCCAGCCTGCTGGTTGACCGCGGCCGCGGCCGCCTGCGCCATGCCTGGCTCGCGGCGCTGGCCGAGGATCTCGCCGACCTGCACCAGCGCGGTGCCGACGTGCTCGTCGTCTCCTCCGGCGCGATCGCGCTCGGGCGCACCGTGCTCGGCCTGCCCTCCGGCCCCTTGCGCCTGGAGGAGAGCCAGGCCGCCGCCGCCGTCGGCCAGATCGCGCTCGCCCGCAACTGGGCCGAAGCGCTCGGCGCCCATGGCCTCACCGCCGGGCAAGTGCTGCTGACGCTGGCCGATACCGAGCAGCGGCGCCGCTACCTCAACGCGCGCGCGACGCTCGGCCGCCTGCTCGACCTGCGCGCCATCCCCGTCATCAACGAGAACGACACGGTCGCCACCACCGAGATCCGCTATGGCGACAATGACCGGCTCGCCGCCCGCGTCGCGACCATGGCCGGCGCCGACCTGCTGGTGCTGTTCTCGGATATCGACGGCCTCTATACGGCCCCGCCCGCCAAGGATCCGAGCGCGCGGCATATTCCAGTGGTGGAGCGCATCACGCCGGAGATCGACGCCATGGCCGGTGGCGCGGCCTCCGAGCTCTCGCGCGGCGGCATGCGCACCAAGATCGAGGCCGGCAAGATCGCGGCGGCCGGCGGCACCCATATGCTGATCGCCGACGGGCGCGCCAAGAACCCGCTGGCCAGCGTCGCCGAGGGCGGTCGCTGCACCTGGTTCCTCACCGCCTCGACGCCCGCCACCGCCCGCAAGACCTGGATCGCCGGCTCGCTGGAGCCGCGCGGCACGCTGCATCTCGATGCCGGCGCGGCCCGTGCGCTCCGCGGCGGCGCGAGCCTGCTGCCGGTCGGCGTCACCCGGATCGAGGGCGAGTTCGCGCGCGGCGATGCCGTGCTGATCCGCGACCCCGAGGGGCAATTGCTCGGCCGCGGCCTCGTCGCCTACGACGCCTCCGAGGCCGCCTTGGTGCTCGGCAAGGCCTCGCGCGATATCGAGACCGTGCTCGGCTATCCCGGCCGCGCCGAGATGATCCACCGGGACGACATGGCGCTCGGGCTAGGCTAA
- a CDS encoding DUF6481 family protein, translated as MKNPNDRSFTDRQSNSANAKKALLERFQARPKADDPVMVQRREEREAIAQARAEREAEKAKIRAEKERLEAIERARIEEEKRQEEIAREAARKAEQAKRDAERPRKVLLEAVQYMQMRTAGKRR; from the coding sequence TTGAAGAACCCGAACGACCGCAGCTTTACCGACCGCCAGTCCAATTCCGCCAATGCCAAGAAGGCGCTGCTCGAGCGTTTCCAGGCCCGGCCGAAGGCCGACGACCCGGTGATGGTGCAGCGACGCGAGGAGCGGGAAGCCATCGCCCAGGCTCGCGCCGAGCGCGAAGCCGAGAAGGCGAAGATCCGGGCCGAGAAGGAGCGCCTGGAAGCGATCGAGCGTGCGCGCATCGAGGAAGAGAAGCGCCAGGAAGAGATCGCCCGCGAAGCCGCCCGGAAGGCCGAGCAGGCCAAGCGCGACGCCGAGCGTCCGCGCAAGGTGCTGCTGGAAGCCGTGCAGTACATGCAGATGCGCACGGCCGGCAAGCGCCGCTGA
- a CDS encoding sigma-70 family RNA polymerase sigma factor, protein MPGLRGAMHTESDEDLVKRIASGDRLAMKVLFSRHQVRVYRFVLRLVRDETLAEDVISDVFMDLWRQADRFEARASVSTWLLAIARNKAWSLLRKRRDAELDEDYAESLEDDADGPEVVLQKQDKGLAIRACLERLSAEHREVIDLVYYHETSVEEVSRIVGIPENTVKTRLFHARKKLGEMLKAAGIDRGWP, encoded by the coding sequence ATGCCTGGCCTTCGAGGGGCAATGCATACGGAATCGGACGAGGATCTCGTCAAACGGATCGCCTCTGGCGACCGGCTCGCGATGAAGGTGCTGTTTTCGCGGCATCAGGTGCGGGTCTACCGTTTCGTGCTGCGGCTCGTCCGCGACGAGACGCTTGCCGAGGATGTGATCAGTGACGTGTTCATGGATCTGTGGCGACAGGCGGATCGGTTCGAGGCTCGTGCCTCGGTCTCGACCTGGCTGCTCGCCATCGCCCGGAACAAGGCCTGGTCGCTGCTGCGCAAGCGCCGCGATGCCGAGCTGGACGAGGATTATGCCGAAAGCCTCGAAGACGATGCGGACGGCCCCGAAGTGGTGCTGCAGAAGCAGGACAAGGGTCTCGCCATCCGGGCCTGCCTCGAACGCCTCTCGGCCGAGCATCGCGAGGTCATCGACCTCGTCTACTACCACGAGACTTCCGTCGAGGAGGTCTCGCGGATCGTCGGGATCCCCGAGAACACCGTCAAGACCCGGCTTTTCCACGCCCGCAAGAAGCTGGGCGAAATGCTCAAGGCAGCCGGCATCGACCGGGGCTGGCCGTAA
- a CDS encoding anti-sigma factor family protein yields MNDSIASDPKRRELEELLPFYANGRISDADKRRVETALAVDAELSARLDLIRDDMAETVLLNESLGAASPRALEKLMAGIEAEARPVPLLARAQENSRGLLGWLGGLLAAQTPRRLAYASAAALALIVLQGVAITGLALRDGGPGFQTASAPGARPSESYVLLSFSPEARAGEIASFFKRFDASVVDGPRANGFFKVRVGDASLSSAQLDAIAARMKGESAIVSFVAPAP; encoded by the coding sequence ATGAACGACAGCATCGCCAGCGATCCGAAGCGCCGCGAGCTCGAGGAGCTGCTGCCCTTCTATGCCAATGGCCGGATCTCGGACGCCGACAAGCGCCGCGTCGAGACCGCGCTCGCCGTCGATGCCGAGCTGTCCGCCCGGCTCGATCTGATCCGCGACGACATGGCCGAGACGGTCCTGCTCAACGAGAGCCTCGGGGCGGCGTCGCCGCGAGCCCTCGAAAAGCTGATGGCCGGCATCGAGGCCGAAGCCCGTCCGGTGCCTCTTCTAGCCCGAGCCCAGGAGAACAGCCGCGGGCTGCTCGGGTGGCTCGGCGGGCTTCTGGCTGCGCAGACGCCGCGCCGACTGGCCTATGCCAGCGCCGCCGCGCTCGCGCTGATCGTTCTGCAGGGCGTCGCGATCACCGGCCTTGCGCTGCGCGATGGCGGCCCGGGCTTCCAGACCGCCTCGGCCCCCGGTGCCCGGCCGTCGGAAAGCTATGTGCTGCTGAGCTTCTCGCCGGAGGCGAGGGCCGGCGAGATCGCCTCCTTCTTCAAGCGCTTCGATGCCTCGGTGGTCGACGGCCCGCGCGCCAACGGCTTCTTCAAGGTCCGCGTTGGCGATGCTTCCCTCTCTTCCGCCCAGCTCGATGCGATCGCGGCGCGGATGAAGGGCGAGAGCGCCATCGTCAGCTTCGTCGCGCCGGCGCCGTGA
- a CDS encoding S8 family serine peptidase, with product MLPSPFARRKSTLRCLVGAGLVACALALAPGLAFAQPAGGTGDGKRIAPTTSPQQPSAGGTNRSMRVPPGSWLQPRTQRSIVPAMDENRFVPDEVLFELAPNVEAEAVLRRYGATLIASQRFELAGVTIIRAKLEAGRDLRAVLTAMADDTSIAGAQPNFLFELQQDSLSGPGTPAGASTASSDASTPAPTQGLRLADPATAARGNAAVRRILPPQYVVEKLRLSEARKLAQGRNIRVGLIDSGVDMEHPEIRGSVLGYLDAVDGLATPHAHGTSMATAIVAHGELQGIAPAARLIVARAFGGPQAASANGKSFQILTALEWIVQQRAKVINLSFAGPQDRLLSKALAGAKERGIITVAAAGNGGARSAPLYPGADPSVIAVTATDAEDKVFSDANRGSYVAIAAPGVDVLTAEPGGRYAFTSGTSIAAAHVTALVALLLEKQPELDTDSARRVLAESATDLGSRGRDPVYGAGRIDPPAALARVLPVATARP from the coding sequence ATGCTGCCGTCCCCGTTCGCCCGCCGGAAATCCACGCTTCGGTGCCTCGTCGGCGCCGGCCTTGTCGCATGCGCGCTTGCGCTCGCGCCGGGGCTGGCCTTCGCGCAGCCCGCGGGCGGAACCGGCGACGGCAAGCGTATCGCGCCGACGACGAGCCCGCAGCAACCCTCAGCCGGCGGTACCAACCGCTCGATGCGCGTGCCGCCCGGCTCCTGGCTGCAGCCACGGACCCAGCGCAGCATCGTGCCGGCCATGGACGAGAACCGCTTCGTGCCCGACGAGGTGCTGTTCGAGCTCGCGCCCAATGTCGAGGCCGAAGCCGTTCTGCGCCGTTATGGCGCGACATTGATCGCCAGCCAGCGCTTCGAGCTCGCCGGTGTCACCATCATCCGGGCGAAGCTCGAGGCCGGGCGCGATCTGCGCGCCGTGCTGACCGCTATGGCCGACGACACCAGCATCGCCGGGGCACAACCGAATTTCCTCTTCGAACTGCAACAGGATTCGCTCTCCGGCCCCGGCACGCCGGCCGGTGCGTCCACCGCATCGTCGGACGCGAGCACGCCTGCGCCGACCCAGGGCCTGCGGCTGGCCGACCCCGCGACGGCGGCGCGCGGCAACGCGGCGGTGCGGCGCATCCTGCCGCCGCAATATGTGGTCGAGAAGCTGCGTCTCAGCGAAGCGCGCAAGCTGGCGCAGGGGCGCAATATCCGGGTCGGCCTGATCGATTCCGGCGTCGACATGGAGCATCCCGAGATCCGGGGCTCGGTCCTCGGCTATCTCGATGCCGTCGACGGGCTGGCGACGCCGCATGCGCACGGCACCTCGATGGCGACGGCGATCGTCGCCCATGGCGAACTGCAGGGCATTGCCCCGGCCGCCCGCCTGATCGTCGCCCGTGCGTTCGGCGGCCCGCAGGCGGCTTCCGCCAACGGCAAGTCGTTCCAGATCCTCACCGCGCTCGAATGGATCGTCCAGCAGCGTGCCAAGGTGATCAATCTGAGCTTCGCCGGCCCGCAGGATCGCCTGCTCTCCAAGGCGCTGGCCGGCGCGAAGGAGCGCGGTATCATCACCGTCGCCGCCGCCGGCAATGGCGGCGCCCGCTCGGCGCCGCTGTATCCCGGTGCCGATCCCAGCGTGATCGCGGTGACCGCGACCGATGCCGAGGACAAGGTCTTCAGCGATGCCAATCGCGGCTCCTACGTCGCGATCGCGGCGCCGGGCGTCGACGTGCTGACGGCGGAGCCCGGCGGACGCTATGCCTTCACCTCCGGCACCTCGATCGCCGCCGCCCATGTCACGGCGCTGGTCGCGCTCCTGCTCGAAAAGCAGCCGGAGCTCGATACCGACAGCGCGCGCCGGGTGCTTGCCGAAAGCGCGACCGATCTCGGTTCGCGCGGGCGGGACCCGGTCTATGGTGCGGGCCGGATCGACCCGCCTGCGGCGCTCGCCCGCGTGCTGCCGGTCGCGACGGCGCGGCCCTGA
- a CDS encoding glycosyltransferase, with amino-acid sequence MPRPKLLFVATEDWFFASHFLPMARAARELGFDVAVIARERNHRHVIEATGARLIGLEAERRSLDPRALFKQVAALKRLIAAEKPDILHCIALKPIALAGLAGKLAGVERRVYALTGLGFLGAKQGALAAMARFAAITWLRGAIDGPQVRFLFENPDDPVTLGLDPQDAAKVAIVGGAGVDPLILMPSPMPAAPPLKVALVARMLWSKGVDLAVEAVRLARAEGAKVSLTIHGAPDPSNPKAIPEATLKEWAARPGITWAGPTRDIEGVWKAHHLCVLPSRGGEGLPRTILEAAACGRAILTTDVPGCRSFVRDGQDGMVVPADDAAALARALVALAGAPRLAERMGESARARLLDGHTERDVMNGVKALYLGLLGRAAPEAAA; translated from the coding sequence ATGCCGCGCCCGAAACTCCTTTTCGTCGCCACCGAGGACTGGTTCTTCGCCTCGCATTTCCTGCCGATGGCGCGGGCCGCGCGCGAGCTCGGCTTCGACGTCGCGGTGATCGCGCGCGAACGCAACCACCGGCATGTGATCGAGGCGACAGGCGCCCGCCTGATCGGGCTGGAGGCGGAGCGGCGCAGCCTCGATCCGCGGGCGCTGTTCAAGCAGGTCGCGGCGCTGAAGCGCCTGATCGCGGCGGAGAAGCCCGACATCCTGCACTGCATCGCGCTGAAGCCGATCGCGCTCGCCGGGCTCGCGGGCAAGCTGGCCGGGGTCGAGCGCCGCGTCTATGCGCTGACCGGGCTTGGCTTCCTCGGCGCGAAGCAGGGCGCGCTCGCCGCGATGGCGCGCTTCGCGGCGATCACCTGGCTGCGCGGCGCCATCGACGGGCCACAGGTCCGCTTCCTGTTCGAGAATCCCGACGATCCGGTGACGCTCGGGCTCGATCCCCAGGACGCCGCGAAGGTCGCGATCGTCGGCGGGGCCGGCGTCGACCCGCTGATCCTGATGCCCTCGCCAATGCCGGCGGCGCCGCCGCTCAAAGTCGCGCTGGTCGCGCGCATGCTCTGGTCGAAGGGTGTCGATCTCGCCGTCGAGGCGGTGAGGCTAGCGCGGGCCGAGGGCGCCAAGGTCTCGCTGACCATCCATGGCGCGCCGGACCCGTCCAATCCCAAGGCAATCCCCGAGGCGACGCTGAAGGAATGGGCGGCGCGGCCGGGCATCACCTGGGCCGGGCCGACGCGCGACATCGAGGGTGTCTGGAAGGCGCATCATCTCTGCGTCCTGCCCTCGCGCGGCGGCGAGGGGCTGCCGCGTACGATCCTGGAAGCTGCGGCTTGCGGACGGGCGATCCTGACCACGGATGTGCCGGGCTGCCGCAGCTTCGTCCGCGACGGACAGGACGGCATGGTCGTTCCGGCCGATGATGCGGCGGCGCTGGCCCGGGCGCTCGTCGCCCTCGCCGGAGCGCCGCGCCTCGCGGAGCGCATGGGCGAGAGCGCGCGTGCGCGCCTGCTCGACGGTCATACCGAGCGCGACGTGATGAACGGCGTGAAGGCACTCTATCTCGGCCTGCTCGGCCGCGCCGCGCCCGAGGCCGCGGCATGA
- a CDS encoding class I SAM-dependent methyltransferase gives MSGEAVLDREVFIRTHTRLLPVPHAPEILLHVAEEATELWQKTEDELAVIGLPPPFWAFAWAGGQALARYLLDHPQIVAGRRMLDFASGSGLVAIAAAKVGATSVEACDIDAFAAAAIGINAAANGIAVTPRCDDLIGRDEGWDVVCAGDVCYEREMAERVIDWLSGLSVRGATVLIGDPGRSYLPRKRLEALATYEVPVTRALEDAEIKRSSVWRLAG, from the coding sequence ATGAGCGGCGAGGCCGTCCTCGACCGCGAGGTCTTTATCCGCACGCATACGCGGCTGCTGCCGGTGCCGCATGCGCCGGAGATTTTGCTGCATGTCGCCGAAGAGGCGACGGAGCTCTGGCAGAAGACCGAGGACGAGCTCGCCGTGATCGGCCTGCCGCCGCCATTCTGGGCCTTCGCCTGGGCCGGCGGGCAGGCGCTGGCGCGCTATCTGCTCGACCATCCGCAGATTGTCGCGGGTCGGCGGATGCTGGATTTCGCCTCCGGTTCGGGGCTTGTGGCGATCGCGGCGGCGAAGGTTGGCGCTACGTCGGTCGAAGCCTGCGATATCGATGCTTTCGCAGCGGCGGCGATCGGCATCAATGCCGCAGCCAACGGGATCGCGGTGACACCGCGTTGCGATGATCTGATCGGCCGCGACGAAGGCTGGGACGTCGTCTGTGCCGGCGATGTCTGCTACGAGCGCGAGATGGCCGAGCGTGTCATCGACTGGCTGTCCGGGCTGTCGGTGCGGGGCGCGACGGTGCTGATCGGCGATCCCGGCCGCAGCTATCTGCCGCGCAAAAGGCTGGAAGCGCTCGCGACCTACGAGGTGCCGGTGACGCGCGCACTGGAGGATGCCGAGATCAAGCGCAGTTCGGTCTGGCGGCTCGCCGGGTAG
- a CDS encoding globin-coupled sensor protein produces MSATDHLGKRLAFMQLGPEAQARIRDVGDALGTAVPGALDAFYAQLRAFPETKAFFSNEQHIEGAKQRQARHWGGIATGKFDENYIGAVTQVGKVHARIGLEPRWYIGGYALILEKLLAGVLEARWPKNALGKRMPGAVERSAEIGAIVKAALLDMDYAITVYLEASEEARLKAEAEARALEQAKAAERDQAIACVSQSMAALAEGDLTYRMSAEIPAEYSEIRDHFNGAMARLQEMVGTIKATSAAIASSSQEISTGAQDLSMRTEQQASALEESAATTEQLAASVKTSTQASRESVSLADEAANVARTGGDIVREAVEAMARIEGGSKRISEITDVIDGIAFQTNLLALNAAVEAARAGDAGRGFAVVAAEVRALAQRSAGAAKDITGLISSSDAEVAEGVRLVRQAGETLDRIVAASAKVSSTVEEIASASSEQANGIDEMSQTVSHMDEITQQNAALAEESAASARVLLDQIDQLNRLVAAFRTEQGGAAATMSAARRRAA; encoded by the coding sequence ATGTCGGCAACAGATCATCTCGGCAAGCGGCTTGCCTTCATGCAGCTCGGCCCGGAGGCGCAGGCGCGCATCCGCGATGTCGGCGACGCCTTGGGAACGGCCGTTCCCGGCGCGCTCGACGCCTTCTACGCGCAGTTGCGCGCCTTCCCGGAAACCAAGGCGTTCTTCAGCAACGAACAGCATATCGAAGGCGCCAAGCAGCGTCAGGCCAGGCATTGGGGCGGCATCGCCACCGGCAAGTTCGACGAGAACTACATCGGCGCCGTCACCCAGGTCGGCAAGGTCCATGCCCGCATCGGCCTGGAGCCACGCTGGTATATCGGCGGCTACGCGCTGATCCTCGAGAAGCTGCTTGCCGGCGTGCTGGAGGCCCGCTGGCCGAAAAACGCGCTGGGCAAGCGCATGCCCGGCGCGGTCGAGCGTTCCGCCGAGATCGGCGCCATCGTCAAGGCGGCGCTGCTCGACATGGATTACGCCATCACCGTCTATCTCGAAGCCTCCGAGGAAGCCCGGCTCAAGGCCGAGGCCGAGGCCCGTGCCCTCGAACAGGCCAAGGCGGCCGAGCGCGACCAGGCCATCGCCTGCGTCAGCCAGAGCATGGCAGCGCTCGCCGAGGGCGACCTGACCTATCGCATGAGCGCCGAGATCCCGGCCGAATATTCGGAGATCCGCGATCATTTCAATGGCGCGATGGCGCGTCTCCAGGAGATGGTCGGCACGATCAAGGCGACGTCCGCAGCGATCGCCTCCTCCTCGCAGGAGATCAGCACCGGCGCGCAGGATCTCTCGATGCGCACAGAACAGCAGGCCTCGGCCCTTGAGGAGAGCGCGGCGACGACCGAACAGCTCGCGGCTTCCGTCAAGACCTCGACCCAGGCCTCGCGCGAATCCGTCTCGCTGGCCGACGAAGCCGCCAATGTCGCACGCACCGGCGGCGATATCGTCCGCGAAGCCGTCGAGGCGATGGCGCGGATCGAGGGCGGCTCGAAGCGCATCTCGGAGATCACCGACGTGATCGACGGCATCGCCTTCCAGACCAACCTGCTGGCGCTCAATGCCGCGGTCGAGGCCGCCCGAGCCGGCGATGCCGGGCGCGGCTTCGCCGTCGTCGCCGCCGAGGTCCGGGCACTGGCCCAGCGCTCGGCCGGCGCCGCCAAGGACATCACCGGCCTGATCTCCTCCTCGGACGCGGAAGTCGCCGAGGGCGTCAGGCTCGTTCGCCAGGCCGGCGAGACGCTGGACCGCATCGTCGCAGCCTCCGCCAAGGTCTCAAGCACCGTCGAGGAGATCGCATCCGCTTCCAGCGAGCAGGCCAACGGCATCGACGAGATGAGCCAGACCGTCAGCCATATGGACGAGATCACCCAGCAGAACGCGGCTCTCGCCGAGGAAAGCGCCGCCTCGGCACGCGTCCTGCTTGACCAGATCGATCAGCTCAACCGGCTGGTCGCGGCCTTCCGGACCGAGCAGGGCGGAGCCGCCGCCACCATGAGCGCGGCTCGGCGACGCGCGGCCTGA
- a CDS encoding chloramphenicol acetyltransferase, with protein MAAKKLGLEPLIDPTAQVRQATLGRYTAIGARTIFAESTMGDYSYVVNDANVIYTTIGKFCSIAAMTRINPGNHPMHRASQSHFTYRAAAYFDDAEDDEAFFDWRRAHAVTIGHDVWIGHGAIVLAGRSIGTGAVVAGGAVVTKDVAPYTIVAGNPARPVRRRFAEEIATRLQNLAWWDWDHVRLRAALDDFRHLSVEGFLERYE; from the coding sequence ATGGCCGCTAAGAAGCTGGGACTCGAACCGCTGATCGACCCGACTGCCCAGGTGAGGCAGGCGACGCTCGGCCGCTACACCGCGATCGGCGCGCGCACCATCTTCGCCGAGTCGACGATGGGGGACTACTCCTATGTCGTGAACGACGCGAATGTCATTTACACGACAATCGGCAAATTCTGCTCGATCGCGGCGATGACCCGGATCAATCCCGGCAACCATCCGATGCACCGCGCCAGCCAGTCGCATTTCACCTATCGCGCCGCGGCCTATTTCGACGATGCCGAGGATGACGAGGCCTTCTTCGACTGGCGCCGGGCGCATGCCGTCACCATCGGGCATGACGTCTGGATCGGCCATGGTGCAATCGTGCTCGCCGGCCGCTCGATCGGCACCGGCGCGGTGGTCGCGGGTGGCGCCGTCGTCACCAAGGATGTCGCGCCCTACACCATCGTCGCAGGCAATCCGGCCAGGCCAGTCCGGCGACGATTCGCTGAAGAAATCGCGACCAGGTTGCAGAATCTCGCCTGGTGGGACTGGGATCACGTCAGGCTGCGGGCCGCCCTCGATGATTTCCGGCACCTTTCCGTCGAAGGTTTCCTGGAGCGCTACGAATAA
- the phnN gene encoding phosphonate metabolism protein/1,5-bisphosphokinase (PRPP-forming) PhnN, producing the protein MSSSSSDIAIPAAAGVLVLVVGPSGAGKDTLMEAARAGLSGNPGYRFARRLITRPAMAGAEDHDSCDEAGFRAIKADGGLALSWQAHGLSYGIPASELSGIGAGAVVIVNVSRAAIAVAEQLAERVVVLNITAPIAVLAQRLAARGRESEADIAARLKREAPLTAERAEIVTILNDRSVAEAADELLAVLRALGRHRS; encoded by the coding sequence ATGTCCTCATCCTCTTCCGATATCGCGATCCCCGCAGCGGCGGGTGTGCTCGTTCTCGTGGTCGGTCCTTCCGGGGCGGGGAAGGACACGCTGATGGAGGCGGCGCGGGCGGGCCTTTCTGGCAATCCCGGCTATCGCTTCGCCCGCCGCCTGATCACCCGGCCGGCGATGGCCGGCGCCGAGGACCACGATTCCTGCGACGAGGCCGGCTTCCGCGCGATCAAGGCCGATGGCGGGCTGGCACTGAGCTGGCAGGCGCATGGTCTGAGCTACGGCATTCCGGCGTCGGAGCTTTCCGGTATCGGCGCGGGCGCCGTGGTGATCGTCAATGTCTCGCGCGCTGCGATCGCTGTGGCCGAGCAATTGGCGGAGCGCGTCGTGGTGCTCAACATTACCGCCCCGATCGCGGTATTGGCGCAACGGCTGGCGGCACGCGGGCGCGAGAGCGAGGCCGATATCGCGGCCCGGCTGAAGCGCGAGGCGCCGCTGACGGCGGAGCGCGCCGAGATCGTCACCATCCTGAACGACCGCAGCGTCGCCGAGGCCGCCGATGAGCTTCTGGCCGTCCTGCGCGCGCTCGGACGACATCGCTCCTAG
- a CDS encoding DUF1045 domain-containing protein, giving the protein MSKPRYAVYYAPAADSALWRFGSATLGYDALTGEDLPFMVPPGCDPATWPSFTEEPRRYGFHATLKAPFELADGRSEEQLRAFARNHAAGLDAVELTGLSITALGSFVALTPSEPSEALQRFAFATVQAFELFRAPLSEADKARRLKSPLTPAQHAYLEAYGYPYVGDAFRFHMTLTGSLPAEHAGPVKQALETAYAAAAPSGPVRIDRFALFRQGDRAGRFRLLDSYSFG; this is encoded by the coding sequence TTGAGCAAGCCGCGCTACGCCGTCTATTACGCCCCCGCCGCCGACAGCGCGCTCTGGCGCTTCGGCAGCGCGACTCTGGGCTATGACGCGCTGACCGGTGAGGACCTGCCTTTCATGGTCCCGCCGGGATGCGATCCGGCCACTTGGCCGAGTTTCACCGAGGAGCCGCGCCGCTACGGCTTTCATGCCACGCTGAAGGCCCCCTTCGAGCTCGCCGACGGCCGCAGCGAGGAGCAGTTGCGCGCCTTCGCCCGCAACCATGCCGCCGGGCTCGATGCCGTCGAACTGACAGGCCTGAGCATCACCGCACTCGGCTCCTTCGTGGCGCTGACGCCGTCCGAGCCGAGCGAGGCCTTGCAACGCTTTGCCTTCGCCACGGTGCAGGCCTTCGAGCTGTTCCGCGCGCCGCTCTCCGAAGCCGACAAGGCCCGGCGCCTGAAAAGCCCGCTGACCCCCGCGCAGCACGCCTATCTCGAAGCCTATGGCTACCCCTATGTCGGCGACGCCTTCCGTTTCCACATGACGCTGACCGGTTCGTTGCCGGCCGAGCATGCGGGACCGGTGAAGCAGGCGCTCGAAACGGCCTATGCCGCGGCCGCCCCGTCTGGCCCGGTCAGGATCGACCGCTTCGCACTGTTCCGGCAGGGCGATCGCGCCGGCCGCTTCCGCCTGCTCGATTCCTATTCGTTCGGCTAG